In one window of Nocardia brasiliensis DNA:
- a CDS encoding metal-dependent transcriptional regulator, protein MAPVLSSVAQDYLKVIWTAQEWSQEKVSTKLLAERIGVSASTVSEAVRKLADQGLVEHARYGSITLTEGGRRAAIAMVRRHRLIETFLVNELGYGWDEVHDEAEVLEHAVSELLVSRIDAKLGHPDRDPHGDPIPSVDGAVPTPPARQLSDFHAGEAGRVARISDSDPEMLRYFDSVGIALDTAITVVERRDFAGTIAIRIGTGDLPTDLGRPAAEAIWLTA, encoded by the coding sequence ATCGCGCCGGTGCTCTCCTCGGTGGCCCAGGACTATCTGAAGGTGATCTGGACCGCGCAGGAGTGGTCGCAGGAGAAGGTGTCGACCAAGCTGCTCGCCGAGCGGATCGGGGTCTCGGCGTCGACGGTGTCCGAGGCGGTGCGCAAGCTCGCCGATCAGGGGTTGGTCGAGCATGCCCGCTACGGGTCGATCACGCTGACCGAGGGCGGCCGCCGCGCCGCGATCGCGATGGTGCGCAGGCACCGGCTGATCGAGACCTTCCTGGTCAACGAGCTCGGCTACGGCTGGGACGAGGTGCACGACGAGGCCGAGGTGCTCGAGCACGCGGTCTCGGAACTGCTGGTGTCGCGCATCGACGCGAAACTCGGCCACCCGGACCGGGATCCGCACGGCGATCCGATCCCGTCGGTGGACGGTGCGGTGCCGACACCGCCGGCCCGCCAGCTCAGCGATTTCCATGCGGGCGAGGCCGGGCGGGTCGCCCGGATCTCCGATTCCGACCCGGAGATGCTGCGCTATTTCGACTCGGTCGGCATCGCCCTGGACACCGCGATCACCGTGGTCGAGCGCCGGGATTTCGCGGGCACCATCGCGATTCGCATCGGCACCGGTGATCTGCCCACCGACCTCGGCCGTCCCGCGGCCGAGGCGATCTGGTTGACCGCCTGA